One genomic window of Cellulophaga sp. Hel_I_12 includes the following:
- a CDS encoding sigma-54 dependent transcriptional regulator, producing MLLKKENILIVDDDIHILELLQRHLQSWNYHTYKAVSVKEAVAILRDTPIDLLITDLKMPEIDGFELIKFVSEHYPKLPKLVVTGYPSVQDSLMAIKSGVVKYLTKPFTKDELQSAIDVSFKRKNSKISTAKQRQKEDLSKNENSTKSSYGDIIGTSEKIKNVIQIIERVKDNKATIFVKGESGTGKELVARAIHYQGKFSREPFIAVNCGAIPENLLEAELFGYTKGAFTGADTTRNGFFQAANRGTIFLDEIGNASLAVQSRLLRVLQEKEVIKVGAQKPEKVDIRIITATNSNLLELIKKGAFREDLYYRLTVVEIQVAPLRDRKEDIPLLVEKFLFKYGVEYKDGLVKLSEQALAILQRYDWPGNIRELENIIQRAVIMCDRSIHVEHLPESLKYPINFPDSALVSLKEIEKQYIQKVLNFTDNNKTKAAEILGIDRKTIRQKLAD from the coding sequence ATGCTGTTAAAAAAAGAAAATATACTTATAGTAGATGATGATATCCATATTTTGGAACTTTTACAACGGCATCTTCAATCTTGGAATTACCACACCTATAAAGCAGTTTCGGTAAAAGAGGCAGTTGCAATTTTGCGTGATACCCCTATAGACTTATTGATCACCGATTTAAAAATGCCAGAGATTGATGGTTTTGAGCTTATAAAATTTGTATCAGAACATTATCCAAAACTTCCTAAATTAGTAGTTACCGGATACCCATCAGTACAAGATTCCCTTATGGCCATAAAATCGGGAGTTGTCAAATACTTGACAAAGCCTTTTACAAAAGATGAATTACAAAGCGCCATAGATGTTTCTTTTAAGCGTAAAAACAGTAAAATTTCGACCGCCAAACAGCGCCAAAAAGAAGACCTATCTAAAAATGAAAATAGTACAAAATCATCCTACGGAGACATCATAGGAACTTCAGAAAAGATTAAGAATGTCATCCAAATTATTGAAAGGGTTAAAGACAATAAGGCAACTATTTTTGTAAAAGGTGAAAGTGGTACTGGAAAAGAGCTCGTGGCACGAGCCATTCATTACCAAGGTAAATTTTCAAGGGAACCTTTTATTGCTGTAAATTGTGGTGCTATCCCAGAAAACCTGCTAGAAGCTGAACTTTTTGGATATACCAAAGGCGCATTTACAGGTGCAGACACCACACGAAATGGGTTTTTTCAAGCGGCCAACCGTGGTACTATTTTTTTAGATGAAATAGGCAATGCCTCTTTAGCCGTGCAATCTAGGCTATTGCGCGTTCTTCAAGAAAAGGAAGTCATTAAAGTGGGAGCTCAAAAGCCTGAAAAGGTAGATATTCGTATTATTACCGCAACGAATAGCAATTTATTAGAACTCATAAAAAAAGGTGCTTTTAGAGAAGATTTATATTATAGACTTACCGTTGTAGAAATACAAGTGGCACCACTTAGAGATCGAAAAGAGGATATACCCTTATTAGTAGAAAAGTTTTTATTTAAATACGGGGTTGAATATAAAGACGGCTTGGTAAAGCTAAGTGAACAAGCCTTGGCTATTTTACAGCGTTATGATTGGCCAGGTAACATTCGTGAATTAGAAAACATCATTCAAAGAGCGGTCATTATGTGCGATAGGAGTATACACGTGGAGCATTTACCCGAAAGCTTAAAGTATCCTATTAATTTTCCGGATAGTGCCTTAGTTTCCCTTAAAGAAATTGAAAAGCAATACATCCAAAAAGTACTAAATTTTACCGATAATAATAAAACTAAAGCAGCTGAAATTTTAGGAATAGACCGCAAAACCATCCGGCAGAAATTGGCTGATTAA
- a CDS encoding GreA/GreB family elongation factor gives MKYKNLIIEKREYVYLKRILNISGYTGDFETQKSLKRLLDELKTAQIVDNDELPKDVIRLNSKVSIEAENGWKKTLQIVIPADRDLKNDKISVLTPMGAALIGYSQSDAITWEFSKGEQKLTIVAVAQDETYEAINI, from the coding sequence ATGAAATACAAGAATTTAATAATAGAAAAAAGAGAATACGTTTATTTAAAACGTATTCTCAATATATCTGGATACACAGGTGATTTTGAAACTCAAAAATCGTTGAAGCGATTGCTAGATGAACTTAAAACAGCTCAGATAGTGGATAATGATGAACTTCCAAAAGATGTGATTCGATTAAATAGTAAGGTTAGCATAGAAGCTGAAAATGGATGGAAAAAAACGCTACAAATCGTAATTCCAGCAGACCGAGATTTAAAAAATGATAAAATTTCAGTACTTACTCCTATGGGTGCTGCCCTTATAGGCTATTCTCAAAGTGATGCGATCACTTGGGAATTTTCTAAAGGAGAACAAAAGTTGACTATTGTAGCTGTAGCACAAGATGAAACGTACGAAGCCATAAATATTTAA
- the nhaA gene encoding Na+/H+ antiporter NhaA: MRPFFKNFFQRDSSTGILLMLTTFIALIVANTPLNSFYTVIMELEFSLGFPNWNITKSIHHWVNDGLMSLFFLLVGLEIKGELKFGRLKSFKSAVFPVVAAISGALVPGLIYWAFNYNTIYAQGWAIPMATDIAFVIGIIAILGSRVPSWVKVFVTTIAVVDDLIAVLVIAFFYTEQISWPSLAIAGVCVLVLLFLNFRNTSRLTPYLMIGFVLWCAVLASGIHPTFAGVVLALTIPLNQKWNLEEIKKFALKGFNQFKKAKDETFSLTSAQAHYYLEKTQREMESPLRRLERKLHKPVYFIIMPLFAFVNAGIVIDGAILGKAFQVPITWGIIAGLFIGKQVGILLGVWVLLKFFYKSMPNTKAIWKVLHGVALLCGIGFTMSLFITNLSFSKEILLEEAKIGILISSLLSGVLGYYVLYNGTENQEDVKAKHLDIVNPPSDKA, from the coding sequence GTGAGGCCATTTTTTAAAAATTTTTTTCAAAGAGACTCTTCCACAGGTATTCTTTTAATGTTGACCACCTTTATCGCATTAATTGTCGCGAATACCCCATTAAACAGTTTTTATACTGTTATTATGGAACTGGAATTTAGCTTAGGCTTTCCTAATTGGAATATTACAAAATCTATTCATCATTGGGTGAATGACGGGTTAATGTCCTTATTTTTCTTATTGGTAGGTCTTGAAATAAAGGGAGAACTAAAATTTGGAAGGTTAAAATCATTTAAGTCTGCTGTTTTTCCAGTGGTAGCGGCTATAAGTGGGGCTCTAGTTCCAGGGCTTATTTATTGGGCCTTTAATTACAATACGATTTATGCTCAGGGTTGGGCAATACCCATGGCAACAGATATTGCTTTTGTGATTGGTATAATTGCAATTTTGGGTTCTAGAGTTCCATCATGGGTAAAAGTTTTTGTAACGACAATAGCCGTGGTTGATGATTTAATTGCAGTTTTGGTCATCGCTTTTTTTTATACAGAACAAATAAGTTGGCCATCATTGGCGATAGCGGGTGTTTGTGTTTTAGTATTACTATTTTTAAATTTTAGAAATACATCAAGACTCACGCCTTACCTTATGATTGGTTTTGTGCTTTGGTGCGCCGTACTGGCTTCGGGAATACACCCTACTTTTGCAGGTGTGGTTTTGGCACTTACTATTCCACTGAACCAAAAATGGAATTTAGAGGAGATAAAAAAGTTTGCACTAAAAGGCTTTAATCAGTTTAAAAAAGCGAAAGACGAAACTTTTTCGTTAACATCAGCCCAAGCACATTATTACCTCGAAAAAACGCAAAGAGAAATGGAATCCCCATTGCGTCGTTTAGAGCGAAAACTACACAAGCCTGTTTACTTTATAATTATGCCTTTGTTCGCCTTTGTGAACGCAGGAATTGTAATTGACGGTGCTATTTTAGGAAAAGCATTTCAAGTGCCCATAACATGGGGTATTATTGCAGGCTTGTTTATTGGTAAACAAGTAGGTATTTTATTAGGAGTTTGGGTTTTGTTAAAATTCTTTTATAAGAGTATGCCTAATACAAAAGCCATATGGAAAGTATTGCATGGCGTTGCTTTACTTTGTGGTATTGGCTTTACGATGTCACTTTTTATTACCAATTTATCGTTTTCAAAAGAAATTCTTCTAGAAGAAGCAAAAATCGGGATTTTAATAAGCTCTTTGTTAAGCGGTGTTTTGGGTTATTATGTATTGTATAACGGCACTGAAAATCAAGAAGATGTAAAGGCTAAACATCTAGATATAGTAAATCCGCCTTCTGACAAAGCATAA
- a CDS encoding NAD(P)/FAD-dependent oxidoreductase: MTEHKIVIIGGGFAGINLAKSLANTSGIQVVLVDKNNYNHFSPLLYQVATGLLDISSICIPFRTLFKGTKNLNFRLGKLLEVFPGEQKIRLSTGELSYDSLVIATGTVSNFFGMENIKKNALPMKSVEDATKLRNFLLREAEKYTYTNDIDEKRKMQNIVVSGAGPSGVEIAGMLAEMRNRILEKIYPELDSTKMKIYLVDGAATLLPPMREKSQQYSLETLKKMGVKVLLNKMVRDYKDDVVYFKDGEKIETKTLIWTAGVIALKFKGMPEGSYKESKRLKVDAYHRVEHTENIYAIGDACILQEDPNFPNGHPQLGSVAQQQGKLLAKNFKAMVNKQTMQAFTYDDKGTMAIIGRKKAVADLNIPKTTLTGWIAWISWLFVHLLLLLNYRNQLRTMWNWATAYFGKAQSQGIMLGEIPEDESNPQIKEK, from the coding sequence ATGACAGAACATAAAATAGTCATTATAGGTGGTGGGTTTGCCGGAATAAATTTAGCGAAGTCATTAGCTAATACATCAGGGATTCAAGTAGTGTTGGTCGATAAAAACAATTACAATCATTTTTCTCCCTTATTATATCAGGTGGCAACTGGCTTATTAGATATTTCGAGCATTTGCATCCCCTTTAGAACCCTTTTTAAAGGAACAAAAAATCTAAACTTTAGATTGGGTAAATTATTGGAGGTTTTCCCTGGGGAGCAAAAAATAAGGCTAAGCACAGGTGAACTATCGTATGACTCCTTAGTGATTGCAACAGGAACGGTAAGCAATTTTTTTGGAATGGAAAATATAAAAAAAAACGCTTTACCTATGAAATCGGTTGAAGATGCTACTAAGCTCCGAAATTTTTTGCTTCGGGAAGCAGAAAAGTACACGTATACCAATGATATTGACGAAAAACGAAAAATGCAAAACATTGTTGTTTCAGGCGCTGGACCATCAGGTGTAGAAATTGCCGGTATGTTAGCAGAAATGCGTAATCGTATTCTAGAAAAAATATATCCAGAACTCGATAGTACAAAAATGAAAATTTATCTTGTAGATGGAGCAGCAACACTACTTCCACCAATGCGTGAAAAATCACAGCAGTATTCCTTAGAAACCCTAAAAAAAATGGGAGTAAAAGTTTTGCTCAACAAAATGGTTCGTGATTATAAGGATGATGTGGTCTATTTTAAGGATGGCGAAAAAATTGAGACAAAAACATTGATTTGGACTGCAGGAGTTATTGCTTTAAAGTTTAAAGGGATGCCAGAGGGTAGTTACAAAGAAAGTAAGAGACTAAAAGTCGATGCGTATCACAGGGTGGAGCATACTGAAAATATTTATGCCATAGGAGACGCTTGCATACTTCAAGAGGACCCTAACTTCCCCAATGGTCATCCACAACTAGGAAGTGTAGCACAACAGCAAGGAAAGCTTTTAGCCAAAAATTTTAAGGCTATGGTGAATAAGCAAACGATGCAAGCTTTCACCTATGATGATAAAGGAACCATGGCAATTATTGGTCGCAAAAAAGCTGTGGCAGATTTGAATATCCCTAAAACAACCTTAACAGGATGGATTGCTTGGATTTCATGGTTGTTCGTTCATTTATTGTTGCTGCTAAATTATCGCAATCAATTGAGAACCATGTGGAATTGGGCAACCGCTTATTTCGGCAAAGCACAATCGCAGGGAATCATGCTTGGCGAAATTCCAGAGGATGAATCTAATCCTCAAATAAAAGAAAAATAG
- a CDS encoding Glu/Leu/Phe/Val dehydrogenase: MITIPKDLDTKEKKIPLRGMMENVMEQFNSASDHINLHPNIRKILSITNNEIIVHFPVKMDNGDVAIFTGYRVQHNNALGPYKGGLRYHPTVDIDAARALAMWMTWKTSLAGLPYGGGKGGIQLDPTKYSAGELERITRRFTFALADNIGPEHDIPAPDVNTNSQTMAWMADTYMSTRPPAERSANQHVVTGKPAGSGGLEGRDRATGFGVFLTIKFWAERNNEVLKGKTFTVQGFGNVGYWAAYFLELEGAKLVAVQDAFGSIQNKNGIEVAALFKYAQAHKGSIVAYPDALPLDKDDFFSTACDICIPAALGNQITIENAPFIKAKLIAEGANGPTNVEGEQILIKNGVTIIPDILCNSGGVIGSYFEWLQNRNGELWQLDEVMMKIEKKMKESFDKVNKYAEEHHLDMRTAAYCIAIQRIERAYVERGIFP, translated from the coding sequence ATGATTACAATACCAAAAGATCTTGATACAAAAGAAAAAAAAATACCGCTTAGGGGTATGATGGAAAATGTGATGGAGCAGTTTAATAGTGCTTCAGATCATATTAATTTACATCCTAACATTCGTAAAATTTTAAGTATTACCAACAATGAAATCATAGTGCATTTTCCAGTAAAAATGGACAATGGTGATGTTGCTATTTTTACGGGATACAGGGTTCAGCATAATAATGCGCTCGGACCTTACAAAGGTGGTTTACGTTACCACCCTACAGTAGATATCGATGCAGCAAGGGCCTTAGCGATGTGGATGACCTGGAAAACCTCATTAGCAGGTTTGCCTTATGGTGGGGGCAAAGGAGGTATTCAACTCGACCCTACAAAATACTCAGCAGGAGAATTAGAGCGAATTACACGTAGGTTTACTTTTGCCTTAGCCGACAATATAGGCCCAGAACATGATATTCCTGCGCCAGACGTAAATACCAATAGCCAAACAATGGCTTGGATGGCAGACACCTATATGAGCACAAGACCGCCCGCTGAACGCAGTGCAAATCAGCATGTAGTTACAGGTAAACCGGCAGGTAGTGGAGGTCTTGAGGGACGTGATCGCGCCACGGGATTTGGGGTGTTTTTGACCATTAAATTTTGGGCGGAGCGTAACAATGAGGTGCTTAAAGGAAAAACATTTACCGTTCAAGGTTTTGGAAATGTCGGCTACTGGGCTGCCTATTTCCTTGAATTGGAAGGGGCTAAATTGGTGGCTGTACAAGATGCTTTTGGAAGTATTCAAAATAAAAATGGAATTGAAGTTGCAGCCTTATTTAAGTATGCACAGGCTCACAAAGGGAGTATTGTAGCTTATCCTGATGCGCTACCTTTAGATAAAGATGATTTTTTTAGCACCGCTTGTGATATTTGTATTCCTGCAGCTTTAGGAAACCAAATTACCATTGAAAACGCACCCTTTATAAAAGCAAAATTAATTGCAGAGGGTGCTAATGGGCCTACCAATGTAGAAGGGGAACAAATCTTAATCAAAAACGGAGTTACGATAATCCCAGATATCCTTTGCAATTCTGGCGGTGTCATTGGTAGTTATTTTGAGTGGTTGCAAAATAGAAATGGAGAACTTTGGCAGCTAGATGAAGTAATGATGAAGATCGAAAAAAAGATGAAAGAATCTTTTGATAAAGTCAATAAATACGCTGAAGAGCATCATTTAGATATGAGAACTGCGGCGTATTGTATCGCGATACAGCGAATTGAAAGGGCTTATGTAGAACGTGGAATTTTTCCATAA
- a CDS encoding HPF/RaiA family ribosome-associated protein, with protein sequence MMQIIYEYHDVSSSTRLEELAKEKLENLHHKYNFVHRADVFFKQQNRSDDSEMICDIRLSLPGPRIFASTNAENFEAAIAETVRDLEDQLKKVKGKMKDY encoded by the coding sequence ATGATGCAAATTATATATGAATACCACGACGTTTCTTCCAGTACACGCCTAGAAGAATTAGCCAAAGAAAAATTGGAGAATTTACATCACAAATACAATTTTGTGCACAGAGCCGATGTGTTTTTTAAACAGCAAAATAGATCTGATGACAGCGAAATGATTTGTGATATACGTTTAAGTTTACCCGGACCTCGGATTTTTGCTTCTACAAATGCAGAAAATTTTGAAGCTGCCATAGCAGAGACTGTCCGAGATTTGGAAGATCAATTAAAAAAAGTTAAAGGTAAAATGAAAGATTATTAG
- a CDS encoding nucleoside deaminase, producing the protein MTAENIHFMKRAIALAAEGKSKGNGAFGAVIVKNNKIIAEGHNVVHEKKDCTQHAELAVIQKACAILQSKTLKDCILYTSCIPCMMCLGACYWAKLDKIYYGASAQDAKDFGFIYTDMYYAYPEENKKKEFNLIQLLRDEAISIWK; encoded by the coding sequence ATGACAGCTGAAAACATACACTTCATGAAACGTGCCATTGCATTAGCCGCAGAAGGAAAATCAAAAGGTAATGGCGCTTTTGGCGCTGTTATCGTCAAAAACAATAAAATCATAGCGGAAGGTCACAATGTGGTACATGAAAAAAAAGATTGTACACAGCACGCCGAACTCGCTGTAATTCAAAAAGCCTGTGCTATACTACAGTCTAAAACTTTAAAAGATTGTATCTTGTATACTAGTTGTATTCCATGCATGATGTGCCTTGGAGCTTGTTATTGGGCCAAGCTAGACAAAATCTATTATGGAGCCTCAGCCCAAGATGCCAAAGATTTTGGGTTTATTTATACTGATATGTATTATGCCTACCCAGAAGAAAACAAAAAAAAAGAATTTAATCTTATCCAACTGCTTCGTGATGAAGCCATAAGCATTTGGAAATAA
- a CDS encoding porin family protein encodes MKKIVVLAIVLATGASAMAQTWSNKVQVGVKAGLNFATVAGNDFESPDGRTSFYGGLLVEVPVTDIFSFQSEVFYSGQGFDITNNSNQDDAAYQVDYIQVPLLLKVYLIDGLNIHAGPQFGFKVNEEIDFDPNADGGDIDTDAVKDFDFQLTTGVEYKFSGSVFIQARYSYGFSEMIENLDVHNSYVSAGIGFMF; translated from the coding sequence ATGAAAAAAATAGTGGTATTAGCTATAGTTTTAGCAACAGGAGCCAGTGCAATGGCACAAACGTGGTCTAACAAAGTACAGGTTGGTGTAAAAGCTGGTCTTAATTTCGCCACCGTGGCGGGTAATGATTTTGAGAGTCCTGATGGGCGAACTAGTTTCTATGGAGGTTTACTAGTGGAGGTTCCAGTTACTGATATCTTTTCCTTCCAATCCGAAGTTTTTTATTCTGGTCAAGGTTTTGATATTACAAATAATTCAAATCAAGATGATGCAGCGTATCAAGTAGATTATATTCAAGTTCCATTACTTTTAAAAGTGTATCTTATTGACGGTTTAAACATTCATGCGGGACCACAATTTGGTTTTAAAGTAAACGAGGAAATAGATTTTGACCCCAATGCTGATGGTGGCGATATTGATACCGATGCCGTAAAAGATTTTGATTTTCAATTAACAACCGGAGTCGAATACAAATTTTCGGGGTCGGTTTTTATTCAGGCAAGATATAGTTATGGCTTTTCAGAAATGATTGAAAATTTAGACGTACATAATTCTTATGTATCTGCAGGAATCGGTTTTATGTTCTAA
- a CDS encoding glucose 1-dehydrogenase yields MKNFKNKTIIITGGASGLGLAAAKELASKGGNLSLVDYDEEGLKKAKEELKNEFLDIKVISILADVSEEEAVKNYVKTTLKEFGSIDGFLNNAGIEGDQAPMDEYDVDVFKKVVDINLMGVFYGLKYVLPEMKENGGKIVNMSSVGGLRGVINITPYVATKHSVAGMTKSAAMEFAKYNILTNALAPGAILTNMVAESMKKVNPENPKKAEEEFAKRNPMGRLGRPEEVAKVVAFLLSDDNSYINGQVIAIDGGESNIYGNL; encoded by the coding sequence ATGAAAAATTTTAAAAATAAAACAATAATTATCACAGGCGGAGCAAGCGGATTAGGTTTGGCAGCAGCCAAAGAGCTAGCCTCAAAGGGGGGCAATTTATCGCTTGTGGATTATGACGAAGAAGGCCTAAAAAAGGCAAAAGAAGAACTTAAAAATGAATTCTTGGATATCAAGGTAATCAGTATTCTTGCTGATGTTTCCGAGGAAGAGGCCGTTAAAAATTATGTAAAAACTACGCTTAAAGAATTTGGCTCAATTGACGGATTTCTTAATAATGCGGGTATCGAAGGCGACCAAGCTCCGATGGATGAATATGATGTTGATGTGTTTAAAAAAGTAGTAGACATAAATCTCATGGGTGTTTTTTATGGTTTAAAATATGTGCTTCCAGAAATGAAAGAGAACGGAGGTAAAATAGTAAATATGTCTTCTGTTGGTGGACTAAGAGGCGTAATCAATATTACGCCCTATGTTGCTACTAAACATAGCGTTGCAGGAATGACTAAAAGTGCAGCCATGGAGTTTGCAAAGTATAATATTCTAACAAACGCACTTGCACCAGGCGCTATCTTAACAAATATGGTGGCTGAATCTATGAAAAAAGTAAATCCTGAAAATCCTAAAAAGGCCGAAGAAGAATTTGCAAAAAGAAACCCGATGGGAAGATTAGGAAGACCAGAAGAGGTTGCTAAAGTGGTTGCTTTTTTATTAAGTGATGATAACAGCTATATAAACGGGCAGGTTATTGCCATTGATGGTGGCGAATCTAATATTTATGGAAACTTATAA
- a CDS encoding VOC family protein gives MKIQAYLAFRGNCHEALSFYGQLFDAEIKNRQTYEDKKIDVPASYRQKLQHAELKGKGVHFMAYDASPDTPINLGNQIHMSIDLDSKEKAEELFSQLSDGGQIHHTFREREWGYFGRCSDKYGIHWMVNFN, from the coding sequence ATGAAAATACAAGCATACTTAGCCTTTCGTGGAAATTGCCATGAGGCTCTTAGTTTTTACGGTCAGCTTTTCGATGCTGAAATAAAAAATCGTCAAACCTACGAAGACAAAAAAATTGATGTTCCCGCATCGTACCGACAAAAATTACAACACGCCGAGCTCAAGGGAAAAGGAGTGCACTTTATGGCTTATGATGCGTCACCAGACACTCCCATAAATTTGGGTAACCAAATACATATGAGCATAGATTTAGATTCCAAAGAAAAAGCAGAAGAATTATTTTCTCAACTATCTGATGGTGGACAAATACATCACACTTTTAGAGAACGGGAATGGGGATATTTTGGAAGGTGTAGCGATAAATATGGTATTCATTGGATGGTGAATTTCAATTAA
- a CDS encoding peroxiredoxin-like family protein: MIKPKNKFPDLEVALTNGAQWSLSAQKSDTFTMLVFYRGLHCPVCKKYLEELKKKLDAFSNKGVHLVAISCDSEARAKKTTEEWSISEIPLGYDLEITKARELGLFISKGISDKEPEAFSEPAVFLIRPNQTLYASAIQSMPFARPHWDDILNAIDFVTKNEYPARGGA; this comes from the coding sequence ATGATAAAACCTAAAAATAAATTCCCTGACTTAGAGGTAGCGCTCACAAACGGCGCACAATGGAGCTTGTCAGCTCAAAAAAGCGATACCTTTACAATGCTTGTTTTTTATCGTGGCTTGCACTGCCCGGTGTGTAAAAAGTATTTGGAAGAATTAAAGAAAAAATTAGATGCCTTTAGCAATAAAGGAGTGCATTTAGTTGCGATCAGCTGTGATTCTGAAGCACGAGCAAAAAAAACAACGGAGGAATGGAGCATTTCTGAAATACCTTTAGGTTATGATTTAGAAATTACTAAAGCTAGAGAACTAGGTCTTTTTATTTCTAAAGGCATCTCTGATAAAGAACCCGAAGCGTTTTCAGAACCGGCGGTTTTTTTGATAAGGCCAAATCAAACACTTTACGCCAGTGCCATTCAAAGCATGCCCTTCGCAAGACCTCATTGGGATGACATTTTGAACGCCATTGATTTTGTGACCAAAAATGAGTACCCCGCACGCGGAGGAGCCTAA
- a CDS encoding response regulator: MEKTNYIIYLADDDEDDRQFFEEITEEMVENILLKTFENGIDLLKSLFQSDLKKPDFIFLDLNMPLMDGEECLSEIRAAASLKDIPIIIYSTSIDFSKAERFRDAGANLYLKKPNNYKALKAAILNCLEHFKTTGKNPEENDTFIVQL; the protein is encoded by the coding sequence ATGGAAAAAACAAACTATATCATTTATTTAGCAGATGATGATGAAGACGATAGGCAATTTTTTGAAGAAATTACGGAGGAAATGGTTGAAAATATTCTTTTAAAAACCTTTGAAAATGGAATAGACTTACTAAAATCTCTATTTCAATCTGACCTGAAAAAGCCTGATTTTATTTTTTTAGACCTTAACATGCCACTGATGGATGGAGAAGAATGTTTAAGCGAGATTAGGGCCGCAGCATCTTTAAAAGATATTCCAATTATTATTTATTCTACATCCATCGATTTTTCAAAAGCAGAACGTTTTCGGGATGCAGGTGCTAATTTATATTTAAAGAAACCAAACAATTATAAAGCGTTAAAGGCAGCTATTCTCAACTGTTTAGAGCATTTTAAAACCACAGGAAAAAACCCTGAAGAAAACGATACGTTCATTGTACAATTGTAA
- the trxA gene encoding thioredoxin: MSKFNEIIAQHKPTLIDVFATWCGPCKTMAPFFDKAKEELGDSVTALKIDLDKNPSFAAKYGVRSVPTLMLFKNGKVVWKQSGVIPAHELVDIGRQYI, translated from the coding sequence ATGTCAAAATTTAATGAAATAATCGCTCAACATAAGCCAACTCTTATTGATGTCTTTGCAACTTGGTGTGGGCCTTGTAAAACTATGGCTCCTTTTTTTGATAAAGCGAAAGAAGAACTGGGCGACTCGGTAACCGCTTTAAAAATAGATTTAGATAAAAACCCTTCGTTTGCCGCTAAGTATGGTGTTCGGAGTGTGCCAACCTTGATGCTATTTAAAAATGGAAAAGTGGTGTGGAAACAATCAGGAGTTATTCCAGCTCATGAACTTGTGGACATTGGGCGACAATATATATAA